AAAGCTTCTGCCAGTATCTTTCTTAATTATTTTTTGAGATACTGCCTTTTGTCTCTCTTTTTCTTTTTCTTGCATAATTTCTAAATGCGCTTTTTTTGCCAACAACACATTTGGTTTAATAAACTCATCAAAAAGTGGCAAGTGGGAATATTTAGCGTCTATTTCTCTGTCTTTTCCTCTAAAATCGCCTGAAATTGTGTTTGGTCTTTCATTTTTAAAAGAAGCACGATAGTTAATTAAATTAAAATACTCTTTTAAGTCGTCAAATTTGACCGCTGTTGCATTTTCTTGTTTTAATTCGATAATTTCCTTGTCTTTGATATCGTTTTGCTCTTGTAGGGCTTTATTTTGCGTTTTAAGCATATCGTTTTCACGTTTTAAATTATCAATAGCTTTTAAAATCCCGTTATCATAGTCATCATAGGTTTTAAAATTTTCGGTGGAAATCATCATTTCTTTGGTAATTTTTAGGATTTGTTCATTTCGCTCTTTTTTAAAATCTTTATAGTCTTGACTTATAGTTTTTTCTTTTTCTAAATCTCTTTTTGTTGCTTCGTGGGCTCTTTGCTCTTGCTCAAGTTGTTTTTTAAGTTCTAAAATCTGAGCTTGGTTGCATTCTTGAATTTTTGCCTTTGCTAGATCTCGCCATTTGCCTAGATCTGTATATTGATCTTTTTCGTATATTCTCGGTAATCCCATCTCAACCAAAGCATTATTTGCTTCGATCATTCTTTTTCGTTCAGCTTGAAAGGCATTATCTGCTTCTTTAAGTGCTTCTTTTTGCTGTTTCTCGATTTCTCTTATTTGTTTATTTAAATCATTGATTGCTTGTTTTGTAGTCTTTTTTTCAGTTTCTTTTTGTTTGGCGTATTCTCTAGGCTCGGTGCGCTCTCTGCCGCTTTTTCGCTTATCCTCGCCTCTTTGCATTTGCAAGATTTGAGATACCTCAGATTGTAGCTCTCTAAGCTTTTGCGGTGTAAGTTCCCTTTGGCGATTTATGCCAGTGTTCTTGTCAAGAGTTATAAATTCTAAATGGGCGTGATGGTTGATTTGCTTTTTGCCGTCTTCGTCGATATGCCCTTCATCTCTGTGTATTGCGATTTGATAGCATTGAAAGCCGTATTTGTCGTTAAAATGCTGGGCTAGTC
The nucleotide sequence above comes from Campylobacter concisus. Encoded proteins:
- a CDS encoding mobilization protein, whose translation is MSQISSINFKKSFAINAEHNDRTLPPSYLIDNEKGAECDRDAEQARELKGQIIAQAKETYINRTNQRFQAKSYEWSAVCNIKSDTTMDDLKRLAQHFNDKYGFQCYQIAIHRDEGHIDEDGKKQINHHAHLEFITLDKNTGINRQRELTPQKLRELQSEVSQILQMQRGEDKRKSGRERTEPREYAKQKETEKKTTKQAINDLNKQIREIEKQQKEALKEADNAFQAERKRMIEANNALVEMGLPRIYEKDQYTDLGKWRDLAKAKIQECNQAQILELKKQLEQEQRAHEATKRDLEKEKTISQDYKDFKKERNEQILKITKEMMISTENFKTYDDYDNGILKAIDNLKRENDMLKTQNKALQEQNDIKDKEIIELKQENATAVKFDDLKEYFNLINYRASFKNERPNTISGDFRGKDREIDAKYSHLPLFDEFIKPNVLLAKKAHLEIMQEKEKERQKAVSQKIIKKDTGRSF